ACGACACTGCCGCTCATCATCATCCGGTTGAACCGGTCGCGCACCACACGCTTGATCGAGTTGACAGCCGGGTACTCGAGGTCCTCGATCCGCTTGGACTGCAGGATCTCGATGATCGCGTCCCGATAGACGATCTGGCGGAGCCGAAGCTCGTCAAGCGCCTTGGGTGAATCGACCTCGACCTGCATGGCGCAGCGCAGGATGCGCGTGCCGACCGTGCCGTAGACGTTGACCGTCAGATCGGGGAACTCACACGTGAGCGGTGCC
This region of Verrucomicrobiota bacterium genomic DNA includes:
- a CDS encoding flagellar basal body-associated FliL family protein: MWKSADGKHDDAAEANASAGAPQRGAAESSGTGLRGLLGKKLIIVIVAGLMLAGGGIGAATLLGGGGPSEGSDKKKVEAPLTCEFPDLTVNVYGTVGTRILRCAMQVEVDSPKALDELRLRQIVYRDAIIEILQSKRIEDLEYPAVNSIKRVVRDRFNRMMMSGSVVEVYFSEFLIH